AGCTTCCTTGCCCTGAGACTACCGGGAGCCCCTGTCAAAGACGACAGGGAGGTTCTGGACAATGATTGTTGCCCCTCATGGAGACAGGTACCCTTTATAGGGTTGAAGGTCGTACAGATCGCTACTTACGGATCGGCCCGCGACCACCTCCCCGATCTATATCAAGGAGTGAAACCGGTTGTCCGTCCCCCTTTGGGTCTGGGTCCTGACCATCGCAATCATCATGGGGCTGCTCGCCTTCGACTTCTTCTTCCACGTCCGCAAGGCACACACACCCACCCTCAAAGAAGCCACCCTCTGGTCGATCATCTACGTGGGCCTGGCTGTCCTCTTCGGTATCGCCGTGACCATATTCGGCGGCGTCGACATGGGCACGCAGTATTTCAACGGCTGGCTGCTGGAGAAAGCCCTCAGCGTCGACAACCTGTTCGTGTTCCTGGTGATCATGGGTTCTTTCGCTGTGCCACGCCAGGACCAGCAGAAGGTGCTGCTGTTCGGCATCGTCTTCGCACTGCTGGCCCGGTCGGTCTTCATCGCCCTCGGCAAGGCGATGCTGGAGACGTGGAGCTGGACGTTCTACATCTTCGGCCTGATCCTCATGATCACGGCCGGCCGGCTGCTGGCCCCCGACGACGGCGAGTCCGGGGACGCCGACAACTTCATCATCCGGATGGCGAAGAAATACCTGCACACCACCGACCACTACGACGGGGACAAGCTGTCCACCGTGGAGAACGGCAAACGGGTGCTCACCCCGATGCTGCTGGTGATGATCGCCATCGGCGGCACCGACCTGATGTTCGCGCTGGACTCCGTGCCCGCCGTCTATGGCGTGACCACCAACGTGTACCTGGTGTTCACCGCGACCGCGTTCTCGATGATGGGGCTGCGGCAGCTCTACTTCCTGATCGACGACCTCCTGGACCGCCTGATCTACCTGAAGTACGGCTTGGCCGCGGTGCTCGGTTTCATCGGCGTCAAGCTGACCCTCCATGCGCTGAACGAGAACAACGTGCCGTTCATCAATGGCGGCAGGCACGTCGATGTGTGGGACATCAGCGATCGCGACTCGCTGCTCGTGATCCTGAGCATCCTGACGATAACGATCGTGATCTCGCTGTTCAGCCGGAAGGGAATCGTCGCCAGCGCCATTCGCAGCCTAGACCGCCGGGCGCACTCCTACCTGCACACCGAGTACCACAACACCGACGAGGAACGCGACGCCCTCTACCAGGACATCGTCACCCGGGAAGCTGGACTGGGGAAGTTCAATCCCAGGTTCGTCGCCGAGTACATGGAGTCCAGCGGCTTGGAGGCCACCCTAGAGAAGGTCCACAAGATGCACCGGGAGATCGGCTAAGACCGCCCCAGGAAATCCCTCACCTGAGCGGTACGCAGACTCCGCGCAACCATCTGAGCCCTCACTGAGCCCTCAGGCAGCAGCCTTGACGTCCCACGCGGCCGCAGCGACCATTCCCGCCAGCGTCTCCTCCAGGGGAGTGTGGGTCTCG
The sequence above is drawn from the Arachnia rubra genome and encodes:
- a CDS encoding TerC family protein, whose translation is MSVPLWVWVLTIAIIMGLLAFDFFFHVRKAHTPTLKEATLWSIIYVGLAVLFGIAVTIFGGVDMGTQYFNGWLLEKALSVDNLFVFLVIMGSFAVPRQDQQKVLLFGIVFALLARSVFIALGKAMLETWSWTFYIFGLILMITAGRLLAPDDGESGDADNFIIRMAKKYLHTTDHYDGDKLSTVENGKRVLTPMLLVMIAIGGTDLMFALDSVPAVYGVTTNVYLVFTATAFSMMGLRQLYFLIDDLLDRLIYLKYGLAAVLGFIGVKLTLHALNENNVPFINGGRHVDVWDISDRDSLLVILSILTITIVISLFSRKGIVASAIRSLDRRAHSYLHTEYHNTDEERDALYQDIVTREAGLGKFNPRFVAEYMESSGLEATLEKVHKMHREIG